The Candidatus Eisenbacteria bacterium genome has a window encoding:
- a CDS encoding folylpolyglutamate synthase/dihydrofolate synthase family protein, protein MSQTYETFVNELFKRERSGMRPGIEGVRDLLSFVGNPEKRLKTIHVAGSNGKGSTAAMLESILRNQGLRTGLFTSPHIMDFRERIRIAGKMIEKEKVEEFLTACSRQIRNGKNSFFEIATALAFDTFSRDDVDIGIIEVGLGGRLDSTNVVEPLVSIITTIGLEHTDILGDTLSEIAIEKAGILKNNGILLTSLGKGKAFDQLRLAALEKKARFIPVGETFPARLVSNSREGVRFQAKIDGHNSDFFLPLPGRHQVQNASCSIAAACIMKEDDIIVDEESIRKGLSAVRWPGRLEIHRIGKDVVFDVAHNPQAARALKNALSEIFPGREIQCVIGMLDDKDHKSFGKALLQVIDELWLAEPDTGRALPADELANRFAGFKGILHIEKSVPTALRQALQSGDGSGVLLVTGSFYVVGEAMKELGMSVPEQF, encoded by the coding sequence TTGAGCCAGACGTACGAGACTTTCGTCAACGAGCTGTTCAAGCGGGAAAGGTCCGGCATGAGGCCCGGGATCGAGGGAGTAAGGGACCTTCTTTCCTTTGTTGGAAATCCGGAGAAGAGGCTAAAGACGATCCACGTGGCAGGGAGCAACGGGAAAGGCTCGACAGCTGCAATGCTTGAATCAATATTGAGGAATCAGGGCCTGAGGACGGGACTCTTCACGTCGCCCCATATTATGGACTTTCGGGAACGAATAAGAATCGCAGGGAAGATGATTGAGAAAGAGAAGGTCGAAGAATTCCTCACGGCATGCAGCCGTCAGATACGGAATGGCAAGAATTCCTTTTTTGAGATCGCGACTGCCTTGGCCTTTGACACTTTCTCCAGGGATGATGTTGACATCGGAATCATTGAGGTCGGTCTGGGCGGAAGGCTTGATTCTACCAATGTTGTCGAACCGCTTGTTTCGATAATCACCACGATAGGCCTGGAGCACACCGACATCCTGGGAGATACTCTGAGCGAAATCGCCATTGAGAAGGCAGGAATCCTGAAGAACAATGGAATCCTTCTTACTTCATTGGGGAAAGGGAAGGCATTTGACCAGCTGCGCCTTGCCGCTCTGGAGAAGAAAGCCAGGTTCATCCCGGTTGGAGAGACATTCCCGGCGAGGCTGGTCTCAAACTCCAGGGAAGGCGTGAGGTTTCAGGCAAAGATTGACGGCCACAATTCCGACTTCTTTCTGCCGCTTCCCGGAAGACACCAGGTTCAGAACGCATCATGTTCGATTGCCGCCGCGTGCATCATGAAAGAAGACGACATCATTGTGGACGAAGAGTCAATCAGGAAAGGGCTGTCCGCCGTCAGGTGGCCCGGCAGACTCGAAATACACCGAATCGGCAAAGATGTGGTGTTTGACGTTGCTCACAACCCGCAAGCCGCCCGGGCCCTCAAGAATGCCCTTTCCGAAATTTTCCCGGGACGGGAGATTCAGTGCGTGATAGGTATGCTGGATGACAAAGATCACAAATCCTTCGGAAAAGCGCTCCTTCAGGTCATAGACGAGTTGTGGCTCGCCGAACCGGATACCGGAAGGGCACTGCCCGCCGATGAGCTTGCCAATAGATTCGCCGGTTTCAAAGGAATTCTTCACATAGAGAAGTCGGTTCCGACTGCCTTGAGGCAGGCCCTGCAGTCCGGTGATGGGAGCGGGGTCCTTCTGGTCACTGGGTCTTTCTATGTAGTGGGCGAGGCGATGAAAGAGCTCGGGATGAGCGTTCCCGAGCAGTTCTAG
- the tsaB gene encoding tRNA (adenosine(37)-N6)-threonylcarbamoyltransferase complex dimerization subunit type 1 TsaB: MKVLGIETATMTSSVALVENGTLVAEHNVKVSLSHSERLIHTVNRILEDARVDLESVDGVAISIGPGSFTGVRIGVGTAKALSYAARKLLLPVPTLEGMAFLFQEENALLCPVLDARRGEVYSSLYRREDGMLRQILPPFCGRSDRVIEAISSSRRDGERVVIGGPGLPLLGGFINETGLSSISSSDVSLPRALGVALRGEEILLSGQSADPLTLVPLYVRPSDAETKLGRRIDE, translated from the coding sequence ATGAAAGTGCTCGGAATAGAGACTGCAACAATGACGTCAAGCGTTGCGCTGGTTGAGAATGGGACGCTTGTCGCCGAACACAATGTGAAAGTCAGCTTGAGTCACTCGGAAAGGCTCATTCACACGGTAAACAGGATACTTGAGGACGCACGTGTTGACCTCGAGTCCGTTGACGGTGTCGCTATTTCAATAGGCCCCGGTTCTTTCACCGGTGTTAGAATAGGGGTCGGTACGGCAAAAGCCCTTTCCTACGCCGCAAGAAAGCTGCTTCTTCCTGTCCCGACTCTTGAGGGAATGGCTTTTCTGTTTCAGGAGGAGAACGCTCTCCTATGCCCGGTGCTCGATGCAAGAAGAGGAGAAGTGTACTCCTCGCTGTACAGAAGAGAAGATGGAATGCTGAGGCAGATTCTTCCTCCGTTTTGCGGAAGATCTGATAGAGTCATCGAGGCGATCAGCTCCAGCAGGCGCGATGGGGAGAGAGTCGTTATCGGGGGACCAGGATTGCCGCTTCTGGGCGGATTCATCAACGAGACCGGACTCTCCAGCATCTCAAGCTCCGACGTATCGCTTCCCAGGGCCCTTGGCGTTGCTCTGAGAGGGGAAGAAATTCTGCTTTCCGGGCAATCTGCGGACCCTCTTACGCTGGTTCCACTCTACGTCCGTCCCTCGGATGCCGAGACCAAACTTGGGAGACGAATTGACGAGTGA
- the ugpC gene encoding sn-glycerol-3-phosphate ABC transporter ATP-binding protein UgpC: protein MASVKLSGVTKTFPGGVAAVDRVDIDVKDKEFVVLLGPSGCGKSTLLRLIAGLEDVSEGTVYIGDKAVNSLPPKDRDVAMVFQNYALYPHMTVFDNMAFGLKLRKVHKEEIRKRVHNAASILGLEEFLRRKPKALSGGQRQRVALGRAIVRNPQVFLFDEPLSNLDARLRVQMRAEISKLHQRLQATMVYVTHDQIEAMTLGERIAVMRNGSILQFDEPLSLYDNPKNKFVAGFIGSPSMNFVNGVVTAGERVMFVCDSFKLPAPAQLAKTLSAFSGKEVVLGIRPEDVQVVGDGEGTSRVSLSSRIEIVELLGNEQFLHAVLGKVNLIVRMATHRKFSLGEELPISFKEDKIRFFDPLTELAIR, encoded by the coding sequence GTGGCTTCTGTAAAACTCAGCGGCGTCACAAAGACGTTCCCGGGAGGAGTGGCGGCTGTTGACCGTGTAGATATTGATGTTAAGGACAAGGAGTTTGTCGTCCTTCTGGGACCATCAGGATGCGGGAAATCGACGCTTCTCCGGCTCATAGCCGGCCTCGAAGACGTCAGCGAGGGAACAGTCTATATCGGGGACAAGGCGGTCAACAGTCTCCCGCCCAAGGACAGGGATGTCGCAATGGTTTTCCAGAACTACGCGCTTTATCCCCACATGACAGTCTTTGACAACATGGCTTTTGGACTGAAGCTGAGAAAAGTGCACAAGGAAGAGATTCGAAAACGAGTGCATAATGCGGCTTCGATCCTCGGGCTGGAGGAGTTCCTGCGAAGGAAGCCAAAGGCATTGTCGGGAGGCCAGAGACAGAGGGTGGCCTTGGGGAGGGCAATCGTCAGGAATCCCCAGGTCTTCCTCTTTGACGAACCACTCTCGAACCTGGACGCAAGGCTAAGAGTCCAGATGAGAGCGGAGATAAGCAAGCTTCACCAAAGACTCCAAGCGACTATGGTATACGTGACCCATGATCAGATAGAGGCGATGACGCTCGGGGAGAGAATCGCGGTCATGCGTAACGGCTCGATTCTCCAATTCGACGAACCGCTCTCGCTTTACGACAATCCAAAGAACAAATTCGTCGCCGGTTTCATAGGGAGCCCTTCGATGAATTTTGTGAACGGCGTAGTGACCGCGGGTGAAAGAGTCATGTTTGTCTGTGACAGCTTCAAGCTTCCGGCTCCAGCGCAGCTGGCTAAGACCCTTTCGGCGTTCTCGGGGAAGGAAGTTGTTCTTGGAATCAGACCCGAGGACGTGCAGGTTGTCGGGGATGGAGAAGGCACCTCCCGGGTTTCGCTTTCGTCCAGAATAGAGATTGTCGAGCTCTTGGGAAATGAGCAGTTCCTTCACGCGGTGCTGGGGAAGGTGAACCTGATCGTGAGAATGGCCACTCACAGAAAATTCAGCTTGGGCGAGGAGTTGCCAATCTCTTTCAAGGAAGACAAGATCCGTTTCTTTGATCCGTTGACTGAGTTGGCAATCCGCTGA
- the accD gene encoding acetyl-CoA carboxylase, carboxyltransferase subunit beta produces the protein MSWLRKTRAGLKIQRKKELPNGLWKKCGRCGEIIYHKELERNLWTCPKCGFHFRIPAAAYISILTDDGTFEEHFSQITSGDPLKFRDSKKYVDRLKQAIEKTGLSEAVVTGTAGLEGHTVALAILVFDFMGGSMASAVGEKVAKISEVALEKRIPLIIISCSGGARMQEGILSLMQMAKTSAILAQLSRARVPFVSIMANPTTGGVTASFASLGDIIIAEPEALIGFAGPRVIEQTINQELPPGFQRSEFLLEHGMIDMIVPRKELKSTLVRILDLLYHSSKPVAT, from the coding sequence ATGTCGTGGCTCAGGAAGACTAGGGCAGGACTCAAGATTCAGAGGAAGAAGGAGCTTCCGAACGGTCTTTGGAAAAAGTGCGGAAGATGCGGGGAGATAATCTATCACAAGGAGCTTGAGCGTAACCTCTGGACATGCCCAAAGTGCGGGTTTCACTTCAGGATTCCTGCAGCGGCATACATCAGCATTCTGACGGACGACGGGACGTTTGAGGAGCACTTCTCACAGATCACTTCGGGGGATCCGCTCAAGTTTCGAGACTCAAAGAAGTACGTCGATCGCCTCAAGCAGGCCATTGAAAAGACCGGCCTCAGTGAGGCCGTAGTTACGGGAACAGCCGGACTCGAGGGCCACACTGTCGCCCTTGCCATTCTTGTGTTTGATTTCATGGGCGGTTCGATGGCATCTGCCGTTGGTGAGAAGGTTGCAAAAATCAGTGAGGTCGCACTTGAAAAAAGGATACCTCTCATAATCATTTCCTGCTCAGGCGGCGCAAGGATGCAGGAGGGGATTCTCTCCTTGATGCAGATGGCGAAGACTTCTGCAATCCTGGCCCAGCTTTCGAGGGCACGCGTTCCATTCGTCTCAATCATGGCCAACCCGACTACGGGAGGAGTAACCGCGAGCTTTGCCTCGCTCGGGGACATAATAATCGCGGAACCAGAGGCGCTCATAGGATTCGCAGGACCGCGCGTCATTGAACAGACCATAAACCAGGAACTTCCTCCCGGCTTTCAGCGTTCGGAATTTCTTCTTGAGCACGGAATGATTGACATGATTGTTCCAAGGAAGGAATTGAAATCCACCTTAGTAAGAATTCTTGACCTGCTTTACCATTCCAGTAAGCCAGTCGCGACCTGA
- the rimI gene encoding ribosomal protein S18-alanine N-acetyltransferase yields MTSEEGSLVFERMTHSDLEEVMLIEKSVFSDPWPGESFASEIKDKDVSLPFVARLRGELVGYFVAWAAADEIHLGNIAVRHEFRGMGLGQQILTFVIDEGYRRGARIITLEVRETNMPAISLYRKNGFGEIAIRKRYYRDTKEDAIVMMLTLETKPGGAKDVVAQED; encoded by the coding sequence TTGACGAGTGAAGAAGGCTCACTCGTGTTTGAAAGGATGACCCACTCTGACCTCGAAGAGGTCATGCTGATAGAGAAGAGTGTCTTCAGCGACCCATGGCCCGGAGAATCTTTCGCCAGCGAGATCAAAGACAAAGATGTTTCCCTCCCGTTTGTCGCAAGACTGAGGGGAGAGCTGGTTGGATACTTCGTCGCCTGGGCAGCGGCCGATGAGATCCATCTTGGGAACATCGCGGTGAGGCACGAATTTCGGGGAATGGGGCTTGGGCAGCAGATTCTCACGTTTGTGATTGATGAAGGTTACAGGAGGGGAGCGAGGATTATCACGCTCGAGGTGAGAGAGACAAACATGCCGGCAATCTCACTCTACAGGAAGAACGGATTCGGTGAGATCGCAATACGAAAAAGGTACTACCGGGATACGAAGGAAGACGCTATTGTCATGATGCTGACCCTCGAAACAAAGCCTGGAGGGGCGAAGGATGTCGTGGCTCAGGAAGACTAG